The Pan paniscus chromosome 1, NHGRI_mPanPan1-v2.0_pri, whole genome shotgun sequence genome has a segment encoding these proteins:
- the TEX38 gene encoding testis-expressed protein 38 isoform X1 has product MPNSQNPVTSPLENKGPGHSGDSDWLGRWADWLGRWVGEFPLPRAIGQVPKLNCMDSQQEDLRFPGMWVSLYFGILGLCCVITGGCIIFLHWRKNLRREERAQQWVEVMRAATFTYSPLLYWINKRRRYGMNAAINTGPAPAVTKTETEVQNPDVLWQLDITEGSSHADQDSNPKAEAPAPLQPALQLAPRQPQASSPFPLPIFQEVTFAPPLCNLPPLLNHSVSYPSATCPERNVLFHSLPNLAQEDHSFNAKPFASEL; this is encoded by the exons ATGCCCAATTCTCAGAACCCAGTGACCTCTCCTTTAGAGAACAAAGGGCCTGGGCATTCTGGAGACTCTGATTGGCTGGGCAGATGGGCTGACTGGCTGGGCAGATGGGTGGGTGAGTTCCCTCTCCCCAGAGCCATCGGCCAGGTACCAAAGCTCAACTGTATGGATTCCCAACAGGAGGACCTGCGCTTCCCTGGGA TGTGGGTCTCATTGTACTTTGGAATCCTGGGGCTGTGTTGTGTGATAACTGGAGGGTGCATTATCTTTCTGCACTGGAGGAAGAACTTGAGGCGGGAAGAGCGTGCCCAGCAGTGGGTGGAGGTGATGAGAGCTGCCACATTCACCTACAGCCCATTGTTGTACTGGATTAACAAGCGACGGCGCTACGGCATGAATGCAGCCATCAACACGGGCCCTGCCCCTGCTGTCACCAAGACTGAGACTGAGGTCCAGAATCCAGATGTTCTGTGGCAGTTGGACATCACCGAAGGCAGCAGCCATGCTGACCAAGACAGCAACCCCAAGGCGGAAGCCCCTGCTCCCCTGCAACCTGCACTGCAGCTGGCTCCACGGCAGCCCCAGGCCAGCTCCCCATTCCCACTTCCCATCTTTCAGGAGGTGACCTTTGCCCCACCCTTGTGCAACCTACCCCCCCTGCTGAACCACTCTGTCTCCTATCCTTCGGCCACCTGTCCTGAAAGGAATGTTCTCTTCCATTCCCTCCCGAATCTGGCCCAGGAAGACCATAGCTTCAATGCCAAGCCTTTTGCTTCAGAATTGTAG
- the TEX38 gene encoding testis-expressed protein 38 isoform X2, translating into MWLPPHHLRAQFTLWVSLYFGILGLCCVITGGCIIFLHWRKNLRREERAQQWVEVMRAATFTYSPLLYWINKRRRYGMNAAINTGPAPAVTKTETEVQNPDVLWQLDITEGSSHADQDSNPKAEAPAPLQPALQLAPRQPQASSPFPLPIFQEVTFAPPLCNLPPLLNHSVSYPSATCPERNVLFHSLPNLAQEDHSFNAKPFASEL; encoded by the exons ATGTGGCTGCCTCCTCATCATCTAAGGGCTCAGTTCACAT TGTGGGTCTCATTGTACTTTGGAATCCTGGGGCTGTGTTGTGTGATAACTGGAGGGTGCATTATCTTTCTGCACTGGAGGAAGAACTTGAGGCGGGAAGAGCGTGCCCAGCAGTGGGTGGAGGTGATGAGAGCTGCCACATTCACCTACAGCCCATTGTTGTACTGGATTAACAAGCGACGGCGCTACGGCATGAATGCAGCCATCAACACGGGCCCTGCCCCTGCTGTCACCAAGACTGAGACTGAGGTCCAGAATCCAGATGTTCTGTGGCAGTTGGACATCACCGAAGGCAGCAGCCATGCTGACCAAGACAGCAACCCCAAGGCGGAAGCCCCTGCTCCCCTGCAACCTGCACTGCAGCTGGCTCCACGGCAGCCCCAGGCCAGCTCCCCATTCCCACTTCCCATCTTTCAGGAGGTGACCTTTGCCCCACCCTTGTGCAACCTACCCCCCCTGCTGAACCACTCTGTCTCCTATCCTTCGGCCACCTGTCCTGAAAGGAATGTTCTCTTCCATTCCCTCCCGAATCTGGCCCAGGAAGACCATAGCTTCAATGCCAAGCCTTTTGCTTCAGAATTGTAG